A genomic window from Pecten maximus chromosome 2, xPecMax1.1, whole genome shotgun sequence includes:
- the LOC117322427 gene encoding uncharacterized protein LOC117322427 isoform X1, producing the protein MSISPTSDNVRKNSTSHSSSSGEEEDESPTKSTRKSSVHKKAISDDNGNIVTPIRTTRVTRSKGAPPSGKTPGHITPKKSEREKQKKEKEVHVEDEISEGSEDEEEEDTKIEKGCDKSDENVDESLDIKVDSTENIPKEDESSDKEKVGDSDDNHITATTDAASDNEPEELIINETSNKEAGELKEVPSDKETDSVDDKGDVSDQLAVEDKDEKNKEEEMEEKENSGDNDIQSDSNLELDNVEIEDKHSENNESEKDDDEMMELDEEEEEEEDEGQLCIDELSDEGETKKEVNNREESMLSKGFNSSLKDRTCEFCAVVKKSPADLQRHIRKHTGERPFKCKMCSRMFKAKRSLQYHQFMHHGIKSENSNISQKYSLMRKRKLEMDQLRAELISPDGTKRFKGDDSPDVTMMDGMIRQDGKDSSTSPESGADMECQSDRTCYICGKLCLKPSDLKRHMMCHTGERPFKCDICGKPFRAKNSMLYHKKSAHGFDIELSPGLEERFLRLKKQSNLHSLATKMAHQNVENTPKPIISNGSEVDMEDGDSDETSSIPNLDSYTVEKGNKVFYSCGYTSSFQDGEVELDESTGLFKHKAPNENQGMLANTDLSANSKNLLENSDSMDPPDITEMIKDGSSMVGAEIIHGSHFTKNRISIRNETVLITRLDGVNLSNGKDMCLYKCYLCGKVFNYLSKVQCHLSMHFEKDIVIFQCQLCKASFWFKNQVMQHIRKRHPSEVDNASKRQQNECKNNDADNDTSNSDMDSGIQVKSEGNDENSDEREGSSSPVEGKSDKDDIFKKDSEDRENEMLCRFWRGLKYRKNSNGSYVCLVCRKSFHREISLLKHIKIHSGHKQCYCQECGKGFSEFTALRQHLALFHGLRDSHQTLKPHIKASTKHSLLSNLLSKKAGPKSDTEVDDTTRQSQEERARELLIKEGIQEDVTVVMPCGPDDDTEVDGGPRLLDVWSERDSEESSEANSQDGIITPVLPRRSVGKEMNKSKRKSSQPVKLHNASIPPPAPLQVSIPAPATSAARVPIQIPTRLLINGEAARAAVANLPGRIELPGGVQIKQEPLSPTADVPSTSTSATSNLVNANPQVAQFVMNPGQMILTSGSGSTSGQPQPMMLLSNSAFPSPIPGNIIGMVQVANSANQISGKDSAPSDSSTPLSSDPSPANTEGSDRDTLVGFPRVQWSPNETPPTSCSGFTWSQISADGRKVTSLSRTHSRLPIVNAPVNRDKVCKPMTLTDGRQVYRCPFCSKDFLSYSDINRHMDFHEDIRPYKCKYCDYFARTNSQLKVHMMRHQGIREFCCKVCNYKGVTQSDLNRHMKSQIHILKSRNECNHCGEGFVTQKNLEKHLDGNCIVKVTKFEDTSDFS; encoded by the exons ATGTCCATTTCACCTACATCAGACAATGTGAGAAAAAACAGCACATCTCACTCCTCAAGTTCAG GTGAAGAAGAAGATGAAAGCCCCACAAAATCTACAAGAAAGTCTTCTGTTCACAAAAAGGCAATTTCGGATGACAATGGTAACATTGTGACACCAATACGTACAACCAGAGTAACTCGTAGTAAAGGAGCACCTCCATCGGGGAAGACCCCTGGTCACATTACCCCAAAGAAGAGCGAGAGAGAGAAACAAAAGAAAGAGAAGGAAGTACATGTGGAGGATGAGATCAGTGAGGGGAGTGAGGACGAAGAGGAGGAAGATACAAAAATAGAGAAAGGCTGTGATAagtcagatgaaaatgtagatGAGTCGCTGGATATAAAAGTAGATAGTACTGAAAACATTCCTAAAGAAGATGAATCCTCTGACAAGGAAAAAGTAGGAGATTCCGATGATAACCACATTACTGCAACAACAGATGCTGCATCTGACAATGAACCTGAAGAGTTGATTATCAACGAGACTTCGAATAAAGAAGCAGGAGAGTTAAAGGAAGTTCCGTCAGATAAAGAAACTGACAGTGTGGATGATAAAGGTGACGTTAGTGATCAGTTGGCTGTTGAGGATAAAGACGAAAAAAATAAGGAGGAAGAAATGGAGGAAAAGGAAAATTCCGGTGACAATGACATTCAAAGTGATTCCAATTTAGAACTAGATAATGTCGAGATAGAGGATAAACATTCAGAAAACAATGAAAGTGAAAAAGATGACGATGAAATGATGGAGTtagatgaggaggaggaggaggaggaggatgaAGGCCAGCTCTGTATCGATGAGTTAAGCGATGAAGGAGAAACCAAAAAGGAAGTGAACAACAGGGAAGAGAGCATGTTAAGTAAAGGATTCAACAGCTCTCTGAAGGACAGGACATGTGAGTTCTGTGCTGTAGTAAAGAAAAGCCCAGCAGACCTCCAGCGACATATCCGTAAACACACTGGGGAACGTCCATTCAAATGCAAG atgtgCAGTCGTATGTTCAAAGCCAAACGAAGTCTTCAGTATCATCAGTTCATGCACCATGGCATTAAAAGTGAAAACAGTAACATATCCCAAAAGTACTCTCTCATGCGGAAGCGAAAGTTAGAGATGGATCAACTGCGAGCTGAGCTTATCTCTCCAGACGGAACTAAGCGCTTCAAAGGGGACGACTCACCAGATGTAACAATGATGGACGGTATGATTCGGCAGGATGGGAAGGATTCAAGCACGAGTCCAGAGAGTGGAGCCGATATGGAGTGTCAGAGTGACCGTACTTGCTACATTTGTGGCAAACTCTGCCTCAAACCAAGCGACCTCAAACGACACATGATGTGCCACACTGGGGAACGTCCCTTCAAGTGTGAT ATATGTGGAAAACCATTTCGTGCCAAGAACAGCATGTTGTACCACAAGAAGTCAGCACACGGATTTGACATCGAGCTGAGTCCGGGGCTGGAGGAACGCTTTCTCCGACTGAAAAAACAAAGCAATCTACACTCCCTAGCAACCAAAATGGCTCACCAAAACGTAGAGAACACTCCAAAACCTATAATTTCCAATGGCTCCGAGGTGGACATGGAAGATGGTGACTCTGACGAAACGTCATCCATACCAAACTTAGACAGTTATACAGTGGAAAAGGGAAATAAAGTCTTTTACAGTTGTGGCTACACCAGCTCGTTTCAGGATGGTGAAGTAGAGTTAGATGAATCAACAGGGTTGTTCAAACATAAGGCACCAAACGAAAATCAGGGGATGTTGGCTAATACTGACCTGTCGGCCAACTCAAAAAACTTGTTGGAAAATTCTGACAGTATGGACCCACCAGACATCACAGAAATGATCAAAGATGGATCCAGTATGGTCGGGGCAGAGATCATTCATGGGTCTcattttactaaaaatagaatcaGCATCAGGAACGAGACGGTACTCATCACTCGATTGGATGGTGTTAATCTTTCCAACGGTAAAGACATGTGCCTGTACAAGTGTTACTTGTGTGGAAAGGTGTTTAATTACTTAAGTAAGGTGCAGTGCCACTTGTCAATGCATTTTGAAaaagatattgtgatttttcaGTGCCAGTTATGTAAAGCCTCATTCTGGTTTAAGAACCAAGTGATGCAACATATAAGGAAAAGACATCCGTCGGAGGTAGACAATGCAAGTAAAAGACAACAGAACGAGTGTAAAAATAACGACGCCGACAACGACACGTCGAACTCTGACATGGATTCAGGAATTCAGGTGAAATCAGAAGGTAACGATGAGAACAGTGATGAGAGAGAAGGTAGTTCATCTCCAGTTGAGGGCAAGTCTGACAAGGATGATATATTTAAGAAAGATAGCGAGGATCGTGAAAATGAGATGTTGTGCCGGTTCTGGCGTGGATTGAAATATCGAAAGAACAGCAATGGTTCGTATGTTTGCCTAGTGTGTCGCAAGTCATTCCATAGGGAGATTTCCCTGCTCAAACATATCAAGATACATAGTGGACACAAACAGTGCTATTGTCAGGAGTGTGGCAAGGGTTTCTCAGAGTTCACGGCTCTGCGTCAACATCTAGCTCTGTTCCACGGGCTCCGAGACAGCCACCAGACACTTAAACCCCATATCAAAGCTTCTACCAAGCACTCACTTTTATCAAACCTCCTAAGTAAGAAGGCGGGTCCAAAATCTGACACAGAGGTTGATGACACTACACGCCAGTCACAAGAGGAACGTGCACGAGAGTTACTCATCAAGGAAGGTATACAAGAGGATGTCACTGTGGTGATGCCTTGTGGCCCTGACGATGACACAGAGGTTGATGGCGGTCCACGTTTGTTGGATGTGTGGTCAGAACGGGATTCCGAGGAGAGCAGCGAGGCAAACAGCCAAGATGGGATAATTACTCCTGTGTTACCGAGGCGCTCAGTAGGAAAGGAAATGAATAAGTCCAAACGCAAGTCATCTCAACCTGTCAAGCTCCATAATGCCTCCATCCCACCTCCAGCTCCATTGCAGGTGTCAATTCCGGCCCCTGCAACATCTGCTGCCCGTGTTCCGATCCAAATCCCTACCCGACTCCTCATCAACGGTGAGGCGGCCCGAGCTGCTGTAGCGAACTTACCTGGAAGAATAGAACTCCCTGGTGGTGTACAGATCAAACAGGAACCACTTTCCCCTACAGCTGATGTGCCTTCCACATCTACTTCAGCAACATCTAACCTCGTCAACGCAAATCCCCAAGTGGCTCAGTTTGTGATGAACCCCGGCCAGATGATTCTGACTAGCGGTAGTGGATCTACTTCAGGTCAGCCACAGCCCATGATGCTTCTTTCCAACTCAGCCTTCCCTTCCCCCATTCCTGGCAACATCATCGGTATGGTGCAGGTCGCAAACTCAGCCAATCAAATTTCAGGCAAGGACTCAGCACCCTCAGATAGCTCCACCCCTCTGTCTTCAGATCCCTCCCCTGCCAACACAGAGGGCAGTGACCGGGACACATTGGTCGGATTCCCTCGTGTCCAGTGGTCGCCAAACGAAACACCACCTACCTCGTGTTCCGGCTTCACATGGAGCCAGATCTCTGCTGACGGGCGcaaagttacctccctttctcGCACACACTCAAG ACTACCCATTGTGAATGCTCCGGTCAACAGGGACAAAGTATGTAAgccaatgaccttgaccgatGGTCGCCAGGTGTACAGATGTCCGTTCTGTAGTAAAGACTTCCTCTCATACTCTGACATCAACAGACATATGGACTTCCATGAAG ATATCCGACCATACAAATGCAAATACTGTGACTATTTTGCTCGCACTAATAGCCAACTCAAGGTCCACATGATGAGGCATCAAG GTATACGGGAGTTCTGTTGCAAGGTGTGTAATTATAAGGGAGTAACACAGTCGGATCTGAACCGCCACATGAAGTCCCAAATTCACATCCTCAAGTCTCGCAACGAGTGTAACCACTGCGGCGAGGGTTTTGTCACACAGAAGAATCTAGAGAAACACCTTGACGGCAATTGTATTGTCAAAGTTACAAAGTTTGAGGATACTTCCGATTTCAGTTGA